From a single Candidatus Binatia bacterium genomic region:
- a CDS encoding GNAT family N-acetyltransferase, which produces MRLVLRDARRSVTDRTWLENVYPLYLHDLSPFDDGYYQLDEDGTWRPDHLPSWLDEEDDLPLLIVVDGRRVGFALVNRAPSPHVAPGCDYRMAEFFVLARERRSGIGTRAAHAVFDLLPGVWEVSELPRNERAIRFWRRVIGEYARGRYVEHCTDDEVRQEFRARPALRRRAR; this is translated from the coding sequence ATGCGCCTCGTGCTTCGCGACGCTCGCCGCAGCGTCACCGATCGGACCTGGCTCGAGAACGTCTACCCGCTCTACCTGCACGACCTGTCGCCGTTCGACGACGGCTACTACCAGCTCGACGAGGACGGGACGTGGCGACCGGATCACCTGCCGTCGTGGCTCGACGAGGAAGACGATTTGCCACTGCTGATCGTCGTCGACGGGCGGCGCGTCGGCTTCGCGCTCGTCAACCGCGCGCCGTCACCGCACGTCGCGCCGGGCTGCGACTACCGGATGGCGGAGTTCTTCGTGCTCGCGCGCGAGCGACGCTCGGGCATCGGCACGCGCGCCGCGCACGCCGTGTTCGACCTCCTGCCCGGCGTGTGGGAGGTCAGCGAGCTGCCGCGCAACGAGCGCGCGATCCGCTTCTGGCGGCGCGTGATCGGCGAGTACGCGCGCGGTCGCTACGTCGAGCACTGCACCGACGACGAGGTGCGCCAGGAGTTCCGCGCGCGCCCCGCGCTGCGACGCAGGGCGCGCTGA